The proteins below come from a single Argentina anserina chromosome 1, drPotAnse1.1, whole genome shotgun sequence genomic window:
- the LOC126787608 gene encoding tRNA (guanine(37)-N1)-methyltransferase 2 isoform X1 has translation MLDESKFDVQLKLWALRIPRELCKVATRILNGYLLDKPRIKPITEDPTSERNRYMILSEKVQDSDLAIIPEKALNELKDLCKIEVVPYSLTLGYSYWGADHILKQILPPGVEVPSSFETIGHIAHLNIHDELTPYKDVIAKVLYDKNYPRIKTIVNKVGSISNEFRVPKFEVLAGEKDMLTEVKQYGATFKLDYSLVYWNSRLEHEHIRLVSQFRAGEIICDMFAGIGPFAIPAAQKGCIVYANDLNPDSVRYLKINAEINKVGDHVHTYNLDAREFVSQLMAVPECWKELNSDASMLKTCEKCTNQSSQESESESSNGILTAEAKEVPDSVTSNGDSLQGSLRHADASVPPVKRPADVYQSGIKGITTENVSVNGTNILVTGRSKGSKNKRLRGSETINVKTWEHVDRVIMNLPASALEFLDAFRGVIQRKYWRGTLPFIHCYCFIRASETQEYIISEAEAALKAKIKDPIFHRVRDVAPNKAMFCLSFRLPEACLN, from the exons ATGCTGGACGAGAGTAAATTTGACGTGCAGTTGAAGTTGTGGGCGCTTCGGATTCCTCGTGAGCTCTGCAAAGTTGCCACTCGGATACTAAATGG ATATTTGCTTGATAAACCACGCATTAAGCCAATTACAGAGGACCCAACTAGTGAAAGGAATCGTTACATGATATTATCAGAGAAGGTCCAAGATTCCG ACCTAGCTATTATTCCGGAAAAAGCTCTCAATGAACTGAAGGATCTATGCAAGATTGAAGTAGTACCGTATTCGTTGACACTAGGGTACTCGTACTGGGGTGCAG ACCATATATTGAAGCAGATTCTGCCCCCTGGAGTGGAGGTTCCTTCATCTTTTGAAACAAT AGGTCACATTGCCCATCTGAATATACACGATGAGTTGACTCCCTACAAGGATGTGATTGCCAAAGTTCTTTATGAT AAGAATTATCCAAGAATCAAGACAATTGTCAATAAAGTTGGATCAATTTCAAATGAGTTTCGTGTGCCGAAGTTTGAAGTTTTAGCAGGAGAAAAGGATATGCTTACAGAAGTGAAACAATATGGAGCGACTTTCAAGCTTGATTACAGCTTGGTCTATTGGAATTCAAGATTGGAACATGAACATATAAGGTTGGTTTCCCAGTTTCGAGCTGGGGAAATCATATGTGATATGTTTGCTGGTATTGGCCCGTTTGCTATTCCTGCCGCGCAGAAAGGATGTATCGTGTATGCAAATGACTTAAATCCGGATAGCGTTCGTTATCTGAAGATCAATGCAGAGATTAACAAGGTTGGTGACCATGTTCACACATACAATCTTGATGCTAGAGAATTTGTTTCTCAATTGATGGCAGTGCCTGAATGTTGGAAAGAATTGAATTCTGATGCTTCCATGCTAAAAACTTGCGAGAAATGTACCAATCAGAGTAGCCAGGAATCAGAATCAGAATCAAGCAATGGAATACTAACTG CTGAGGCAAAAGAGGTACCAGATAGTGTTACTTCTAACGGGGACAGTCTACAAGGTTCTCTTAGGCATGCAGATGCTTCAGTACCTCCAGTTAAAAGACCTGCAGATGTTTATCAATCAGGTATCAAGGGCATCACAACAG AAAATGTAAGTGTTAATGGCACAAACATTCTTGTCACTGGTAGGAGCAAAGGAAGCAAGAATAAGAGACTAAGGGGCTCAGAGACAATCAATGTTAAAACTTGGGAGCATGTTGATCGTGTGATAATGAATCTTCCGGCTTCTGCTCTTGAATTTCTAG ATGCCTTCAGGGGAGTGATCCAGAGAAAATATTGGAGGGGCACTCTTCCTTTCATTCACTGCTATTGTTTCATCCGAGCAAGTGAAACGCAAGAATATATAATATCA GAGGCTGAGGCTGCTTTGAAGGCCAAAATAAAAGATCCAATATTTCATAGGGTGAGGGATGTTGCTCCAAACAAG
- the LOC126787608 gene encoding tRNA (guanine(37)-N1)-methyltransferase 2 isoform X4, with translation MLDESKFDVQLKLWALRIPRELCKVATRILNGYLLDKPRIKPITEDPTSERNRYMILSEKVQDSDLAIIPEKALNELKDLCKIEVVPYSLTLGYSYWGADHILKQILPPGVEVPSSFETIGHIAHLNIHDELTPYKDVIAKVLYDKNYPRIKTIVNKVGSISNEFRVPKFEVLAGEKDMLTEVKQYGATFKLDYSLVYWNSRLEHEHIRLVSQFRAGEIICDMFAGIGPFAIPAAQKGCIVYANDLNPDSVRYLKINAEINKVGDHVHTYNLDAREFVSQLMAVPECWKELNSDASMLKTCEKCTNQSSQESESESSNGILTGKMCVNLLCPLMLVCNFISVFNCSQLRQKRYQIVLLLTGTVYKVLLGMQMLQYLQLKDLQMFINQVSRASQQKM, from the exons ATGCTGGACGAGAGTAAATTTGACGTGCAGTTGAAGTTGTGGGCGCTTCGGATTCCTCGTGAGCTCTGCAAAGTTGCCACTCGGATACTAAATGG ATATTTGCTTGATAAACCACGCATTAAGCCAATTACAGAGGACCCAACTAGTGAAAGGAATCGTTACATGATATTATCAGAGAAGGTCCAAGATTCCG ACCTAGCTATTATTCCGGAAAAAGCTCTCAATGAACTGAAGGATCTATGCAAGATTGAAGTAGTACCGTATTCGTTGACACTAGGGTACTCGTACTGGGGTGCAG ACCATATATTGAAGCAGATTCTGCCCCCTGGAGTGGAGGTTCCTTCATCTTTTGAAACAAT AGGTCACATTGCCCATCTGAATATACACGATGAGTTGACTCCCTACAAGGATGTGATTGCCAAAGTTCTTTATGAT AAGAATTATCCAAGAATCAAGACAATTGTCAATAAAGTTGGATCAATTTCAAATGAGTTTCGTGTGCCGAAGTTTGAAGTTTTAGCAGGAGAAAAGGATATGCTTACAGAAGTGAAACAATATGGAGCGACTTTCAAGCTTGATTACAGCTTGGTCTATTGGAATTCAAGATTGGAACATGAACATATAAGGTTGGTTTCCCAGTTTCGAGCTGGGGAAATCATATGTGATATGTTTGCTGGTATTGGCCCGTTTGCTATTCCTGCCGCGCAGAAAGGATGTATCGTGTATGCAAATGACTTAAATCCGGATAGCGTTCGTTATCTGAAGATCAATGCAGAGATTAACAAGGTTGGTGACCATGTTCACACATACAATCTTGATGCTAGAGAATTTGTTTCTCAATTGATGGCAGTGCCTGAATGTTGGAAAGAATTGAATTCTGATGCTTCCATGCTAAAAACTTGCGAGAAATGTACCAATCAGAGTAGCCAGGAATCAGAATCAGAATCAAGCAATGGAATACTAACTGGTAAGATGTGTGTGAACTTATTGTGTCCATTGATGTTAGTATGCAACTTCATCTCTGTTTTCAATTGCTCGCAGCTGAGGCAAAAGAGGTACCAGATAGTGTTACTTCTAACGGGGACAGTCTACAAGGTTCTCTTAGGCATGCAGATGCTTCAGTACCTCCAGTTAAAAGACCTGCAGATGTTTATCAATCAGGTATCAAGGGCATCACAACAG AAAATGTAA
- the LOC126787608 gene encoding tRNA (guanine(37)-N1)-methyltransferase 2 isoform X2 — MLDESKFDVQLKLWALRIPRELCKVATRILNGYLLDKPRIKPITEDPTSERNRYMILSEKVQDSDLAIIPEKALNELKDLCKIEVVPYSLTLGYSYWGADHILKQILPPGVEVPSSFETIGHIAHLNIHDELTPYKDVIAKVLYDKNYPRIKTIVNKVGSISNEFRVPKFEVLAGEKDMLTEVKQYGATFKLDYSLVYWNSRLEHEHIRLVSQFRAGEIICDMFAGIGPFAIPAAQKGCIVYANDLNPDSVRYLKINAEINKVGDHVHTYNLDAREFVSQLMAVPECWKELNSDASMLKTCEKCTNQSSQESESESSNGILTAEAKEVPDSVTSNGDSLQGSLRHADASVPPVKRPADVYQSENVSVNGTNILVTGRSKGSKNKRLRGSETINVKTWEHVDRVIMNLPASALEFLDAFRGVIQRKYWRGTLPFIHCYCFIRASETQEYIISEAEAALKAKIKDPIFHRVRDVAPNKAMFCLSFRLPEACLN; from the exons ATGCTGGACGAGAGTAAATTTGACGTGCAGTTGAAGTTGTGGGCGCTTCGGATTCCTCGTGAGCTCTGCAAAGTTGCCACTCGGATACTAAATGG ATATTTGCTTGATAAACCACGCATTAAGCCAATTACAGAGGACCCAACTAGTGAAAGGAATCGTTACATGATATTATCAGAGAAGGTCCAAGATTCCG ACCTAGCTATTATTCCGGAAAAAGCTCTCAATGAACTGAAGGATCTATGCAAGATTGAAGTAGTACCGTATTCGTTGACACTAGGGTACTCGTACTGGGGTGCAG ACCATATATTGAAGCAGATTCTGCCCCCTGGAGTGGAGGTTCCTTCATCTTTTGAAACAAT AGGTCACATTGCCCATCTGAATATACACGATGAGTTGACTCCCTACAAGGATGTGATTGCCAAAGTTCTTTATGAT AAGAATTATCCAAGAATCAAGACAATTGTCAATAAAGTTGGATCAATTTCAAATGAGTTTCGTGTGCCGAAGTTTGAAGTTTTAGCAGGAGAAAAGGATATGCTTACAGAAGTGAAACAATATGGAGCGACTTTCAAGCTTGATTACAGCTTGGTCTATTGGAATTCAAGATTGGAACATGAACATATAAGGTTGGTTTCCCAGTTTCGAGCTGGGGAAATCATATGTGATATGTTTGCTGGTATTGGCCCGTTTGCTATTCCTGCCGCGCAGAAAGGATGTATCGTGTATGCAAATGACTTAAATCCGGATAGCGTTCGTTATCTGAAGATCAATGCAGAGATTAACAAGGTTGGTGACCATGTTCACACATACAATCTTGATGCTAGAGAATTTGTTTCTCAATTGATGGCAGTGCCTGAATGTTGGAAAGAATTGAATTCTGATGCTTCCATGCTAAAAACTTGCGAGAAATGTACCAATCAGAGTAGCCAGGAATCAGAATCAGAATCAAGCAATGGAATACTAACTG CTGAGGCAAAAGAGGTACCAGATAGTGTTACTTCTAACGGGGACAGTCTACAAGGTTCTCTTAGGCATGCAGATGCTTCAGTACCTCCAGTTAAAAGACCTGCAGATGTTTATCAATCAG AAAATGTAAGTGTTAATGGCACAAACATTCTTGTCACTGGTAGGAGCAAAGGAAGCAAGAATAAGAGACTAAGGGGCTCAGAGACAATCAATGTTAAAACTTGGGAGCATGTTGATCGTGTGATAATGAATCTTCCGGCTTCTGCTCTTGAATTTCTAG ATGCCTTCAGGGGAGTGATCCAGAGAAAATATTGGAGGGGCACTCTTCCTTTCATTCACTGCTATTGTTTCATCCGAGCAAGTGAAACGCAAGAATATATAATATCA GAGGCTGAGGCTGCTTTGAAGGCCAAAATAAAAGATCCAATATTTCATAGGGTGAGGGATGTTGCTCCAAACAAG
- the LOC126787608 gene encoding tRNA (guanine(37)-N1)-methyltransferase 2 isoform X3, translating to MILSEKVQDSDLAIIPEKALNELKDLCKIEVVPYSLTLGYSYWGADHILKQILPPGVEVPSSFETIGHIAHLNIHDELTPYKDVIAKVLYDKNYPRIKTIVNKVGSISNEFRVPKFEVLAGEKDMLTEVKQYGATFKLDYSLVYWNSRLEHEHIRLVSQFRAGEIICDMFAGIGPFAIPAAQKGCIVYANDLNPDSVRYLKINAEINKVGDHVHTYNLDAREFVSQLMAVPECWKELNSDASMLKTCEKCTNQSSQESESESSNGILTAEAKEVPDSVTSNGDSLQGSLRHADASVPPVKRPADVYQSGIKGITTENVSVNGTNILVTGRSKGSKNKRLRGSETINVKTWEHVDRVIMNLPASALEFLDAFRGVIQRKYWRGTLPFIHCYCFIRASETQEYIISEAEAALKAKIKDPIFHRVRDVAPNKAMFCLSFRLPEACLN from the exons ATGATATTATCAGAGAAGGTCCAAGATTCCG ACCTAGCTATTATTCCGGAAAAAGCTCTCAATGAACTGAAGGATCTATGCAAGATTGAAGTAGTACCGTATTCGTTGACACTAGGGTACTCGTACTGGGGTGCAG ACCATATATTGAAGCAGATTCTGCCCCCTGGAGTGGAGGTTCCTTCATCTTTTGAAACAAT AGGTCACATTGCCCATCTGAATATACACGATGAGTTGACTCCCTACAAGGATGTGATTGCCAAAGTTCTTTATGAT AAGAATTATCCAAGAATCAAGACAATTGTCAATAAAGTTGGATCAATTTCAAATGAGTTTCGTGTGCCGAAGTTTGAAGTTTTAGCAGGAGAAAAGGATATGCTTACAGAAGTGAAACAATATGGAGCGACTTTCAAGCTTGATTACAGCTTGGTCTATTGGAATTCAAGATTGGAACATGAACATATAAGGTTGGTTTCCCAGTTTCGAGCTGGGGAAATCATATGTGATATGTTTGCTGGTATTGGCCCGTTTGCTATTCCTGCCGCGCAGAAAGGATGTATCGTGTATGCAAATGACTTAAATCCGGATAGCGTTCGTTATCTGAAGATCAATGCAGAGATTAACAAGGTTGGTGACCATGTTCACACATACAATCTTGATGCTAGAGAATTTGTTTCTCAATTGATGGCAGTGCCTGAATGTTGGAAAGAATTGAATTCTGATGCTTCCATGCTAAAAACTTGCGAGAAATGTACCAATCAGAGTAGCCAGGAATCAGAATCAGAATCAAGCAATGGAATACTAACTG CTGAGGCAAAAGAGGTACCAGATAGTGTTACTTCTAACGGGGACAGTCTACAAGGTTCTCTTAGGCATGCAGATGCTTCAGTACCTCCAGTTAAAAGACCTGCAGATGTTTATCAATCAGGTATCAAGGGCATCACAACAG AAAATGTAAGTGTTAATGGCACAAACATTCTTGTCACTGGTAGGAGCAAAGGAAGCAAGAATAAGAGACTAAGGGGCTCAGAGACAATCAATGTTAAAACTTGGGAGCATGTTGATCGTGTGATAATGAATCTTCCGGCTTCTGCTCTTGAATTTCTAG ATGCCTTCAGGGGAGTGATCCAGAGAAAATATTGGAGGGGCACTCTTCCTTTCATTCACTGCTATTGTTTCATCCGAGCAAGTGAAACGCAAGAATATATAATATCA GAGGCTGAGGCTGCTTTGAAGGCCAAAATAAAAGATCCAATATTTCATAGGGTGAGGGATGTTGCTCCAAACAAG